The Streptomyces tubercidicus DNA segment GGTCGAGGACACCGCCCAGGCGCTCTTCGAGGTCGACGACTTCCTGGAGTTCGTCGCCACCCAGACCGAGGCGGCCGTCCGGCACATCGCGATCGAGTACCCCTATGACGCACACGATGAGGACGCCCTCTCACTGCGCGGCAACGCCGAGGAGATCACCGAGAAGCTGGCCCTGGAGCTGACCGCCCGGGTCCAGGCCGCCGGCGTACGGATCATCGAGTCCCGCTTCAGCCACCTCGCCTACGCCCCCGAGATCGCCTCCGCGATGCTCCAGCGCCAGCAGGCCGGTGCGGTGGTCGCGGCCCGCCAGCAGATCGTCGAGGGCGCGGTCGGCATGGTCGAGCAGGCGCTGGCGCGGATCAACGAGCAGGGCATCGTCGAGCTGGATGAGGAGCGCAAGGCGGCCATGGTGAGCAATCTGATGGTGGTGCTGTGCGGCGACCGGGCCGCGCAGCCCGTGCTGAACACGGGCTCGCTGTACCAGTGAGTGACGACGCCCCGGAGGGGCCCGGCGCCGAGAGCGAGCGGGCCCCCGCGCGACGGCCGCAGCAGCGCAAGCAGGTGCTGCTGCGGCTGGACCCGTTGATCCATGACGCACTGGCCCGCTGGGCCGGGGACGAACTGCGCAGCGCCAACGCGCAGATCGAGTTCCTGCTGCGCAAGGCACTGTCGGAGGCGGGGCGGCTCCCCCGGGGCGCGGGGGCGATCCCGCGGCGCGGGCGGCCACCCAAGACGCAGGAGCCGGACCCGCCCAAGACGCAGGAGCCGGAGGCGCCCCAGGGCTGATCCGGTGTCGGCGCGCCCGGCGGCCGCACCCCCTCCCTCCCCCCTCTTCCCTCCGCTCCCCTCCGCGAAGGCCGCACCCGCCACGGAGCATCACACCTATACATCACGTGTATACACCTCATGTAGAGTGCTCGGCATGCCCACAGGACACACAGGGCGATGCCCCCTGCCCGCACTCCCGGAGGCCCTCGGATGACCTCGTCCGGTTCCCTGCTCGACGCCCGCGCGCTGCACAAGGCGTACGGCGCCACCCCCGCGCTCGCCGGCGCGGACTTCTCCCTCCACCCCGGCGAGGTCGTCGCCGTCATGGGCCCCTCCGGCTCCGGCAAGTCGACCCTGCTGCACTGCCTCGCCGGCGTCATCCGTCCGGACTCCGGCACCATCCGCTACGGCGAGCGTGAACTGACCGCCATGAGCGACGCCCGGCGCAGCGCCCTGCGCCGCACCGACTTCGGCTTCGTCTTCCAATTCGGCCAACTCGTACCGGAGTTGACCGCAGTGGAGAACGTCGCACTCCCCCTGCGCCTGAACGGCACCCCACGCAAGGACGCCGAACGCCGGGCCCGCGAGTGGCTGGAGCGCCTGGAGGTCGACGACGTCCGGGGCAAGCGGCCCGGCGAGGTCTCCGGCGGACAGGGCCAGCGGGTCGCCGTCGCCCGTGCCCTGGCCGGCACCCCCCGGGTGGTCTTCGCCGACGAGCCCACCGGCGCCCTGGACTCGCTCAACGGTGAGCGGGTGATG contains these protein-coding regions:
- a CDS encoding ABC transporter ATP-binding protein, with amino-acid sequence MTSSGSLLDARALHKAYGATPALAGADFSLHPGEVVAVMGPSGSGKSTLLHCLAGVIRPDSGTIRYGERELTAMSDARRSALRRTDFGFVFQFGQLVPELTAVENVALPLRLNGTPRKDAERRAREWLERLEVDDVRGKRPGEVSGGQGQRVAVARALAGTPRVVFADEPTGALDSLNGERVMTLLTEAARDTGAAVVLVTHEARVAAYADREIVVRDGVARETAGAV
- a CDS encoding SPFH domain-containing protein; translation: MSEQTPADRTGGPGDDLTVDAPEMPRPQVREVPAHSIGGGLGLLLTVLGVALGICLAAVGGILGSGGNDAAAIPMAIGGVVLVLTSLFCMTGVKMVEPGEARVIQLFGRYVGTIRTDGLRWVNPLTSAREISTRVRNHETAVLKVNDAYGNPIELAAIVVWQVEDTAQALFEVDDFLEFVATQTEAAVRHIAIEYPYDAHDEDALSLRGNAEEITEKLALELTARVQAAGVRIIESRFSHLAYAPEIASAMLQRQQAGAVVAARQQIVEGAVGMVEQALARINEQGIVELDEERKAAMVSNLMVVLCGDRAAQPVLNTGSLYQ